The segment CTGGAGGTATATCTTTTATAGATACTGATCCgtttaaaaataattctgtAAGAGACTGTTGGTGTACTAGCATCACACTTTTCATATTATTTCAGACAATCTTTGGAGAACTGATTTCCTTGGAGAGCAACAGCGACATCATGGGCATGGCCATGTTCATACTTGGGCGACTGCTCTGGAATCCAGACATTGCTGCAGAGTTCAGACACCCCAAAGTTCCCCACTTGTACAGAGATGGTAACCCTCAGTACAACCCTGCATTAATATTGATatcaactttatttaaaattgatttgaatttatttttatttttttggtattcttttttttttttttttccccaacaggGCATGAGGAGATGCTGTCCCGCTTTACTTTAAAGAAACTGCTCTTACTTGTCTGCTTTCTGGACAAGGCCAAAGAGTCTAGGCTAATTGAACATGACCCCTGCTTGTTTTGTATGGATGCAGAATTTAAGgttcttaaatattttatataacatacttttcttgctttttttttgttcaaggtttttgtaaaatatagaaatatagttTGTGCAAGCCTTTACAATAGTTCTATGCCgtatgtacatattttatagAAGAGTTAACTTAAAAGACATTTGCTTTTGTGTTTTGCTCTCAGACAAGTAAAGATCTACTGTTAGCATTTTCAAGAGACTTCCTCAGTGGGGAGGGAATCCTTCCACGCCACCTTGGCCTTTTAGGTCTTGCCGTGTCCCACGTCCAAACCCCACTCGATGAGTTCAACTTTGCTGTGCAGAATCTTGCCACTGATCTAAAATGTGGCATTCGCTTGGTGTATGTTTACGCAGATTTGCactgcctttatttttttagtagtGTTTAAATGCTAGAAATTAAATAGTAATGTTTAAGTAATTAATCATGAGTTTTGTTTGAACGCGTTTCAGACGCGTCATGGAGATTTTCACTCAAGACTGGTCCCTGTCGTGTAAACTGCGGATGCCTGCGATTAGTCGTCTTCAGAAGGTGCACAATGTCGGTGTTGTACTGCAGGTGCTTAAAGAGAAAGGGGTTGACTTGAAAGACGAGCACGGTACTTTTAGTTATTTGTGCATTCTCAAACTCTTATTAAATGCAAGACTcggcaaaatgtttttttagcaaacatttttagaaatgaTTACCATCTCTTAACTTTTGTGTTTCATGTTCTTAGGTATTGCCATTGACTCCAGGGACATAGTAGATGGGCACAGAGAGAAGACACTTAACCTTTTATGGAAAATAATCTTTTCATTTCAGGTAGCGTGTTCATGCACACTAGCATCAGTGAGAACAATTCTAATTAATGCATTTCTATAGCTGCAATTATTTAGATTACTGAACCTGTATAGCATGTCGATGTTTCAAGATACAGTATAAACTGTCAATCCTGCAACTAAGAGTTTtttacccctttttttttttatttaatttttttttttttaaggttgagATTCTGCTTGATGTAGAGCAGCTTAAAGAAGAAATCAGCTTCCTCAGGAAAACCTGGAGAACAAAACAGAAATTGCTATCTTTAGGGGACAATGAATATGTTATTAAGAGCATTGCAGGAAGATCTACATTGGAACATTCCAGCGAGAAGCTGGCTTTGTTGATGGACTGGGTTAACGCAGTTTGTGGCTTCTATGGGTTGAAGGTTAGTAATCAATATTTATATCCTTGCatattaaagtatataaaaatgcatgatTTTTGTTGTCCTGCTTTGTAAGTTTTAAGACACTGTTAATggggaaataataaataaataatttttgtaaaaaagaaaaaacaacctGGGTTTTGGTATTTTAATGGCATCCTATTTCTCTTTCTAGGCTGAAAATTTTACAGTGTCATTCTCTGATGGTAGAATCCTTTGCTATCTTATTCACCACTACCATCCCAACCACCTGCGAGCTGAGGATATTCAGCaggaaacaacacaaacaattgAGTGTGGCCTTCATTCCAAAGTGGAACTGAACAACTCCTCAAGTGACTCTGACTATTCCTTTGACTCTTTGGAGCGGAAAGGTATATTTGAGCAatatttgtctctgtgtgtttgcacaAGTTTTCATTGAAAAGGAGGACATATATTtattagaggggaaaaaaaacaagcttatATTATTTGTGTGAGCTGTGAGTTatgttaaatttttatattttttgtactaCTATTTCTTTATGGCATGTATTTTTAAGAACTAGTTTCTAAGAATCCTTTCCCTTTTAGATTTGGCATCTCCAATAGTGAATTTCAAAATGCTTCTTGAGAACGAGCGAAGAAATTTTCAGCTGGTGAGCTTAGCAGTGTCTTATCTTGGAGCGGTTCCTGCCATGATTACACCAGAGGACATGTCTAACACAATCCCAAATGAAAAGGTGCACTGGAATTAAATTTTAACTAGATAATTGATGTATTGAAATGAATACATGGGTGTTTGGGTTGTTATGGTGTGACTGCACATGGTTAGTCACAGTTTATGATCTGACCAGTATCCCATCATTTGGGATTTTTGCTAATAATTAACTTCTTAATATTATAACCATATACATATTACATTGCTCCCTCACCTGTCCTGCTCATTAGggttaaattaaagaaaatgatcTACTTAAAGATTTCTGTAACGTTGTAAAcctttttatatacaatttaataGTATgggttttttaaaataaaaaaaaggcagtcACAATTTTCATACAAgaaacattaataattaaaatatattaataatattaaaataataatttggaaATGCTATTTTCTATGGTAGAATGctatgttaaattatttttatctgtattaaCCCTTGAAACACTTTTATATTGTTGGGCATAATGGTTTGTAATTGTATATACTCAACATAGCCTGTTTTTTACTCAACATGGACGTGTTTTGTTCCCATAAAGGTGGTTACATGCTAcctgtccttcctctgcactcGACTTTTGGATCTCCGGAATGAGACTAGAGCTGCCAGAGTTATTCAAAGTGCATGGAGAAGCTATAAGCTGCAGAAGGACATTAAGATCAATCAGGTAATGCACCCAGCTGAACACCTTTTACaccatttttaaatgtactgtatttttttaaagacattttccattcacaGCTGAGGAACCAGGCggcaaaaaaaatccaggaCTTTGTGCGTTGCTTCATACAGAAAAAAAGGCTGAAGAGACAGAACATGGCTGCCACAGTCATTCAGGCCATCTGGAGAGGTCACATGACCCGAGAGGAGTTGAGAAGAACGAGGGAAGCTAAAATCCTTGCGTTGCAAGAATCAGCTGCGATCTTAATACAGGTTTGATATTAATCGCATAATAAAATAACTGAATTTATACAGTTGAAGTGAAGAAGTTTTATTAGAATATATTGTTTTGAGTGAACACATTGTGTAGTGCTGTctatataatttctataatCGGTAGTAAACAGTGAAACATCTTTTGGGAAACAAAGAAATTGAGTTGTAGTTCGGCTTGTTATTAACCCAAGGTTCTATTACATACTGGTTTTTTGGATAATTACAGTTCATCTCTCTCTGTTGGTAAAATCTTAGATATCATTggtgattttaattttaaacatgaTTAATTGCATATAATGGCCCATAATTACATGCATATTAAGTTTATATCGTtagttcattttcatttattgttgCAGTGCTACTTTGTAGGTGTACTGACTGTCTTTTTCACTCATACAGAAAACCTACAAGGAATGGAAGGCACGAGTTTTCCTAACGAAGAGTCATGCTGCTGTTGTCATCCAGACTGCTTTTCGAATATGGCATACAAGAAAAATGGCAGTGAGGAATTCTGCTGCTATTCGGATCCAGGCATGGTACAGAATGCAACAATGCCAAAAACAATATCTCCGCAAGAAATCCAAGGTTGTCTTAATTCAAGCGTGGTTCAGAGGTACTCATCAGAGGCGCGAGTTTCAACACCTGAAAAAGCGTCATCAATCTGCTGTTGTGATCCAGAGCGCTTTCAGGGGCTCCCGTGTACGAAAACGCATAGGTGAGATGAGACGAGCTGCAGTTTCTATCCAGATGTGGTATAAGGCCTGCTTGATAAGGAAGGCTGAGCAGAAGCGTTTCGAAGAGGTTAAATCTGCGGCTGTGAGGCTTCAAGCAGCATTCAGAGGATGGAGGACCAGAAGAGAAATGTCACAGCAAAACCAGGCTGCTCTTGTCATCCAAACTGCTTACAGGAGATGTCTGGCTCGAAGGTCTTTCTTGTCTTTAAAGAAATCTGTGGGTATACTCCAAAGGCGGTACAGGGCTAAAACACTTGGAGAGCAGTTAAGAAGAGAATACCTGTCTCTGAAGTGTGCAACAATAAAAATGCAGGCATTATGGAGAGGCcaagcagagagaaagagaatcaaCCTGCTCCATCTGAACGCCACAGTGATCCAGTCACATTATCGTAAACATGTGGTGCAGACAAAGTTTATGGCATTAAAGCAGGCTGCTATAGTCATTCAAAACCAATACAAGTGTTTTCGGGTGACTAAGGAAAAACGATCTGAATTTCTTGCAGTAAAAAAAGCTGCAATAGTTCTGCAGAGTGCGTATCGTGGCATGAGAGTAAGGCGGGAcgtggacaaaaaaaacaaagccgcTGCTGTAATTCAGTCAGCGGTGAGGGCTTATGTTGTTCGGAAGAATTTTCTTGCTCAAAGAAGTGCTGCCATTATCCTTCAGCAACACTACCGGGCATATTTGCTTGGACGCATGGAGAGGCTGGATTACGTTCGACTTAAAAAATCAACTATAAGTCTCCAGGCTATTTGCCGAGGCTGCAGAGTGAGAAGAGAACAGAAGAAAAGGCATCATGCTGCTACACTTATCCAGGCCTATTTCAGAAAGTATAAAGCACAAGTCTGCTATGTTGCTGTCAAATGCGCTGCTACCATCATACAGCAGCATTACAGAGCGTATGTTTTGGGCAAGGAGATCCGTGCATCGTATCTACAACTTAAAACTGAGACCGTGATTATACAGTCGATATTCAGAGGAATGAAAGTTCGCAGGAACCTTCGAAACATGCGCAGAGCGGCAACAGTGATTCAAGCGCATGTTCGTGGACACAGACAGTTAGTGGAGTACAGGAGACAAAAATGGGCTGCAGCCGTTATCCAGAGGCAGTTCCGTGCCCACAAACAAAGGaacatcattaaaaaacagTATCTTGCCATGAAAGAAGCTGCAGTATGTATTCAGGCAGCATACCGTGGCATGAGGGTGAGGAAATGGATCTCGGAGATGCATATTGCTGCAATCGCTattcaaagaaaatataaagcACACAAGCAATCTAAAGAATATCAGGCCCTCAAACAGGCAACAATCCTGGTGCAGAGGAGACACCGAGCCAATCTTCTTGCAAAGAGGCAGCGCGAGTTGTATTGCGCTATGCAAAAAGCAGCCATTTCTTTGCAGGCTGCATACCGTGGCGTGAGGGTGAGGAAATGGATCTCGGATATGCATATGGCTGCAAAGGTTATTCAAAGGAAATATAGAACACACAAGCAATCTAAAGAATACCAGGCTCTCAAACAGGCAACAATCCTGGTTCAGAGGAGACACCGAGCCAATCTTCTGGCAAAGAGGCAGCGCGAGTGGTATTGCGCTATGCAAAAAGCAGCCATTGCTTTGCAGGCTGCATTCAGGGGAATGAGGGTGAGAAGAGAGATCTGTATGAGAAACAAAGCAGCAAAAGTAATTCAGGCACACATTCGTGGACACCTACAATTAGTACAGTACAGGAGACAAAAATGGGCTGCATCCGTTATCCAGAGGCAGTTCCATGCCAACAAGCGAGGGAACATTGTTCAAAAGAGGTATATCATGATGAAAGAAGCTGCAGTATGTATTCAGGCAGCATACCGTGGCATGAGGGTGAGGAAATGGATCTTGCAGATGCAAATGGCTGCAAAGGttattcaaagaaaatataaagcATACAAGCAATCTAAAGAATATCAGGCCCTCAGACAGGCAACAATCCTGGTGCAGAGGAGACACCGTGCCAATCTTCTCGCAAAGAGGCAGCGCGAGTGGTTTTGTGTTATGCAAAAAACAGCCATTTCTTTGCAGGCTGCATACCGTGGCGTGAGGGTGAGGAAATGGATCTTGCAGATGCAAATGGCTGCAAAGGTTATTCAAAGGAAATATAGAACACACAAGCGATCTAAAGAATACCAGGCTCTCAAACAGGCAACAATCCTGGTGCAGAGGAGATACCGAGCCAATCTTCTCGCAAAGAGGCAGCGCGAGTGGTTTTGCGCTATGCGAAAAGCAGCCATTGCTTTTCAGGCTGCATACAGGGGAATGAGGGTGAGAAAAGAGATCTGCAAGAGACAGCGAGCAGCCACAGTGGTACAGGCATGGTACAGAATGTACAGAGTAAGAGTGAGTTTTCAAGCTATTCAAATTGCAGCCATCCTGATTCAAAGAAAGTACCAGGTTTACAAAGAAAGGAAGCGTTTCTTGTCCATGAAAGCGGCAGTCTTGCTTTGTCAACGAAAATATCGAGCCATTTTGGCTTCAAGGCAGCAGCGGAAAGCTTACCGTGACAAGTATAATGCTGTGCTTGCAATTCAGGCAGGATATAGAGGAATGAAGGTCCGGCAGCAGATGCAAATAAAACGCAAAGCTGCGATAACTATTCAATCCCATGTCAGAAAGCGTTTGAACCAAAAGTACTACCAGAAGCTACTTTGGGCATCAAGAACAGTTCAGAGACTCTTCAGAGCTAATAAATTGAGAAAGCAAGCCATCGAGTCCTTCAGGAAAAAGAGAGCTGCTATTATTTTACAGGCCGCGTTCCGTGGTATGCAGGCCAGACAAGCACTGACTCAAAAGCACCAGGCTTGTACCATTTTACAGAGTGCTTACAGAGCTCATTGTGCTCGGACACGATATTTGTGTATGAAATATGCCGCTATTGCTATTCAGCAAAGATTCCGTTCTGCGCTTGCAGCTCGGAGGCAAAGGGAGCAATTCCTGAGGTTGCGTCGTGCTGTAATTACCATTCAAGCCTACTACAGAGGTCTTAGTGTCCGGAGGGAAATGATTCTTCGACATCAAGCAGCTACAATTATTCAGGCGGCTTTCAGAAGACATGGGGAGGAAACGAAGTACCAGGCCATGAGGTTGTCTAGTATTCTCATTCAGAGACATTACAGGTCCTATGTTGAATCTAAGGCAGTCCGGGAGAAATATTTAGCATTGAAAACGTGTGCCATACGTCTCCAGGCTGCTTATCGAGGACATTCTGTTCGACAGAATATGGCCAAAATGCACAACGCTGCCACTGTCATTCAGGCAGCAGTAAAAATGCATAAGCAAAGGTCGACGTTCAGAAGGCAGAAGTGGGCTGCAGAAGTTATCCAGGAGAGATTTAGAGCTTGGAAGCTTGGGAATCAACAAAGACAGAAATACCTGCATTTAAAGGATGCCACCTTGTGCTTGCAGAAGTGGTTCAGAGGCAAAAAGGGAAGAGAACTTGTAAAACGTATCAAAGCAGCAAGGACGATCCAGTCCTACGTAAGGATGTCCATCCAAAGGCGGTGCTTTATGAAGACAAAAGCTGCAGCAGTTACTATTCAGTATGCTTACAGGGCACATTATTGCCGAATGCAGCAATCCAGGATGCAAAATGCCGCAGTCTTAATACAGCAGTGGTACAGATCATGCAGATTGGTCCAGAAAGAGCGAAAGTACTTCCAAAGAATTCAAAAATCCACACTGACTTTGCAGCATGCATTACGGCAAGCGATCGCAAGAAGATTCGAAAAACAAAGACTAGCGGCTATCAAGATTCAGTCTGTGTTGCGCATGCATTTGCACCGTCGTCGCTACGTTAAGTTGCGCTCAAGTGCTGTAAAGCTACAAGCTAATTTCAGGATGCGAACAGCCAGGAGAAGTTACCTAAAACAACAGGCCGCTGCGGTAATAATACAGACGTACTTCAGGGCATACAGAGCAAAACTGGAACAGAGACACCGTTATCTTAGGACACTGGATTGCATCCGTGCCATTCAAGCGGGAGTGCGTGGACTTATTGCATCCAGAAGATTCCAAGAAATGAGACGA is part of the Silurus meridionalis isolate SWU-2019-XX chromosome 9, ASM1480568v1, whole genome shotgun sequence genome and harbors:
- the aspm gene encoding LOW QUALITY PROTEIN: abnormal spindle-like microcephaly-associated protein (The sequence of the model RefSeq protein was modified relative to this genomic sequence to represent the inferred CDS: deleted 1 base in 1 codon) — translated: MSSTVGREGFFDISPTCPSYRAKGHDKENDALVPVLSLVQFSRSPFVTFGTVKLDSSKSLPLCIENPTEEAAITVTVDKIPSSRGFSVDQTIFTIPPEDKVIISVTWTPAEEGGVRELLSFIANGIVKHQAVLLGKAEGQKPKKQKSLWDTIKSKRVPSHGGKVASTPIKAANKTFRVSRQPQYKRNRASNPLKSLNQENNCQRPVGSKEKNSQSVYPVIPQGIPKAIHDELESMPSQNKSPVVLLVPADKFLSSMDKENISSVPLNKPDYKECRVLNKTMSPIGTPERFNALMPRFQSPLPYICKPIKDGCSESLRPILSVDDALAVINSDLSCPVSPPNACSSLNVADSVDSVDLSLDGNIETTINVVADSSPQIDIAQPRLTFFVKSTKASEDETIPAACPSSDTQFNNGVGQDELNQDDLKPKKILLNSATVIKSKAGASPKHSPDTHKTRTIRRQLLRKSESNTDLLDGVSVLPVVNSDSCANLKSNITPPQESELKLTPQQPSSTEPANPTCTAVQPILTFNSENNANSAASSLGFASDVQILPLCVAEDMFPVHSRTTSQNRKRKSEEYLRNSSGCLPKTFEVKQSSDEMQQCKKSCREQEFGSRSKQSQRKITASSSRKSTKVSIQKSDAKSTQRGGHSLKSFSSSNVKTKKVIAVAQNRLNFIKPTQTAIPRHPMPFAAKNMFYDERWIEKQERGFTWWLNYVLTPDDFKVATEVTKVNALSLTMGSEKVNIPKAPTKEEMSFRTYTARRHLNRVRRAACQLFTSEKMAKAIKRLEVEVEAKRLLIRKDRHLWKDIGERQKVLNWLLSYNPLWLRIGLETIFGELISLESNSDIMGMAMFILGRLLWNPDIAAEFRHPKVPHLYRDGHEEMLSRFTLKKLLLLVCFLDKAKESRLIEHDPCLFCMDAEFKTSKDLLLAFSRDFLSGEGILPRHLGLLGLAVSHVQTPLDEFNFAVQNLATDLKCGIRLVRVMEIFTQDWSLSCKLRMPAISRLQKVHNVGVVLQVLKEKGVDLKDEHGIAIDSRDIVDGHREKTLNLLWKIIFSFQVEILLDVEQLKEEISFLRKTWRTKQKLLSLGDNEYVIKSIAGRSTLEHSSEKLALLMDWVNAVCGFYGLKAENFTVSFSDGRILCYLIHHYHPNHLRAEDIQQETTQTIECGLHSKVELNNSSSDSDYSFDSLERKDLASPIVNFKMLLENERRNFQLVSLAVSYLGAVPAMITPEDMSNTIPNEKVVTCYLSFLCTRLLDLRNETRAARVIQSAWRSYKLQKDIKINQLRNQAAKKIQDFVRCFIQKKRLKRQNMAATVIQAIWRGHMTREELRRTREAKILALQESAAILIQKTYKEWKARVFLTKSHAAVVIQTAFRIWHTRKMAVRNSAAIRIQAWYRMQQCQKQYLRKKSKVVLIQAWFRGTHQRREFQHLKKRHQSAVVIQSAFRGSRVRKRIGEMRRAAVSIQMWYKACLIRKAEQKRFEEVKSAAVRLQAAFRGWRTRREMSQQNQAALVIQTAYRRCLARRSFLSLKKSVGILQRRYRAKTLGEQLRREYLSLKCATIKMQALWRGQAERKRINLLHLNATVIQSHYRKHVVQTKFMALKQAAIVIQNQYKCFRVTKEKRSEFLAVKKAAIVLQSAYRGMRVRRDVDKKNKAAAVIQSAVRAYVVRKNFLAQRSAAIILQQHYRAYLLGRMERLDYVRLKKSTISLQAICRGCRVRREQKKRHHAATLIQAYFRKYKAQVCYVAVKCAATIIQQHYRAYVLGKEIRASYLQLKTETVIIQSIFRGMKVRRNLRNMRRAATVIQAHVRGHRQLVEYRRQKWAAAVIQRQFRAHKQRNIIKKQYLAMKEAAVCIQAAYRGMRVRKWISEMHIAAIAIQRKYKAHKQSKEYQALKQATILVQRRHRANLLAKRQRELYCAMQKAAISLQAAYRGVRVRKWISDMHMAAKVIQRKYRTHKQSKEYQALKQATILVQRRHRANLLAKRQREWYCAMQKAAIALQAAFRGMRVRREICMRNKAAKVIQAHIRGHLQLVQYRRQKWAASVIQRQFHANKRGNIVQKRYIMMKEAAVCIQAAYRGMRVRKWILQMQMAAKVIQRKYKAYKQSKEYQALRQATILVQRRHRANLLAKRQREWFCVMQKTAISLQAAYRGVRVRKWILQMQMAAKVIQRKYRTHKRSKEYQALKQATILVQRRYRANLLAKRQREWFCAMRKAAIAFQAAYRGMRVRKEICKRQRAATVVQAWYRMYRVRVSFQAIQIAAILIQRKYQVYKERKRFLSMKAAVLLCQRKYRAILASRQQRKAYRDKYNAVLAIQAGYRGMKVRQQMQIKRKAAITIQSHVRKRLNQKYYQKLLWASRTVQRLFRANKLRKQAIESFRKKRAAIILQAAFRGMQARQALTQKHQACTILQSAYRAHCARTRYLCMKYAAIAIQQRFRSALAARRQREQFLRLRRAVITIQAYYRGLSVRREMILRHQAATIIQAAFRRHGEETKYQAMRLSSILIQRHYRSYVESKAVREKYLALKTCAIRLQAAYRGHSVRQNMAKMHNAATVIQAAVKMHKQRSTFRRQKWAAEVIQERFRAWKLGNQQRQKYLHLKDATLCLQKWFRGKKGRELVKRIKAARTIQSYVRMSIQRRCFMKTKAAAVTIQYAYRAHYCRMQQSRMQNAAVLIQQWYRSCRLVQKERKYFQRIQKSTLTLQHALRQAIARRFEKQRLAAIKIQSVLRMHLHRRRYVKLRSSAVKLQANFRMRTARRSYLKQQAAAVIIQTYFRAYRAKLEQRHRYLRTLDCIRAIQAGVRGLIASRRFQEMRRSAVKIQACYRGMIERRKFQQRKKSACVIQKHYRAYQLCQTEREQFLKLRNSALLIQREFRAYRSRRLDLQRRAALKIQAWFRGCQARRAYVSKQNAIAIIRRCLQTRFQRLRFQAIQHSVSVIQQRWRETLIARKQRAQFLRIRNSVVVMQTLWRGARKRRAVQRAKDIARRHRFAAAAHHHLCAVRIQRALRIHWAMKAAKRQISSVIYIQRWYLAKLQQRRYLEQRQKIITVQRAVKAWFSHRNEAATVLQRTAKTFLLRRRKERLQCGIIKFQALWRGHRSRKLHDTAKMVSIRHRLQKVNREAKEEDKLCHKTSTALTYLLGYQNYAHILTALKHLETATRLSPESCEHLVNSGATHTIFTLIRNCNRSVPSMEVITLAIQVLLHLSKYNKTIDAVYDVEDSVETLLDLLQMYREKAGDKVAEKGGSIFTKACFLLVILVQDEKRALEVKKLPRASDRICRIYKLILKKCKMDAQRTKVSQRMNVSLNGSFLPQATPQKSKPILRFVPDWVLERKKMNIVDPLSAIQALVKSLAIVP